ATAAATCCCCAGTCGGGGGGTAAAGTGTGTCTGACTATCAATGGAGGGATGTCCTCTTTAACTCCTCCATCGATGACGAGGCCACCATATTTGAAAACGTATAAACCTGCTCCACTTTCTTTGGCCCTTCCTAATGCCTTTGCTATATCTTCTTCTCCTATGGATAAGTGAGACAGCTTTGCAACAGCACTTCCAACTGCTAGAGACAGCTGAGTTACTGATCCAAGACCGACGTGTCTTGGTATAGATTTTCTGACTTCTATGTGATATTCAAAGCCGGTTCCGAATTTAGAATTCATAACCTCAATTACGTTCTTTATGACCTCTTTGTCTTCATCGTTTGCCTCTATCCTCAGAGAATCGGAAGGAGTTATCTTAACCTCGTAACCATCCTCTAACGCAACTCCTATACTACCGAATCTTCTACCGAATGTTCCTATTGGGTCTATGATCCCCAGGTGTAGCCTTTTGGGAGTTCTAACTATCATGACTATCCCCCCGCATTTATTCATTGGGCTCTCTAATAATCCTTTGTATTTACGGTGATGCAAGAGAAACTTTGTTTGGTTGCGAAAACTTTATAAGTGCCATTTAGAGGAAGATATCTCGGGACGGAGCGGGGGTTGCCGAGCCTGGTCAAAGGCGCGGGATTGAGGGTCCCGTCCCGTAGGGGTTCCGGGGTTCAAATCCCCGCCCCCGCACCATTTTCCTTCTGAGTTCGATGTTAAAAGAGGCTTCTCTGGTAATTGTTGCTTCATTTTAATATGCCTCTTGAACCCATCTGAACCGGAGACACTCCTATGTATGTTCTTGAAGATTGGGTAATTTCTCCCTTCACCTAGGTGATTGTGTAATTATTTAAATAATTAATTGCATTATTATGTAGACCTAAGTTTTAATGTTATCTTCCTTATAGTACCCTGTGGTGATTCTCATGAATGTTGACCTGAATTCTGATTTAGGAGAAAGCTTTGGGAGATACAAACTCGGTCTCGATGAAGAAGTTATGAAGTATATAACATCAGCAAATATAGCTTGTGGGTGGCATGCTGGAGATCCAATTGTCATGAGAAGAACTGTGAAACTCGCAAAAGAAAACGGAGTAGCGGTTGGAGCACATCCTGGGTATCCAGACTTGATGGGATTTGGAAGAAGGTATATGAAGCTTTCTCCAGAGGAGGCTAAAAACTACATCTTGTATCAGATTGGAGCCCTCTATGCCTTCGCAAAGGCAGAAGATGTTCCTTTACAACATGTAAAGCCCCATGGGGCATTATATAATGCAATGGTTAAAGAAGAAGATTTGGCAAGGGCGGTTATAGAGGGAGTGCTAGATTTTGATAAGAAGCTCATAATTGTTGCACTCGCAAACTCCAGGGTAGTTGAAATCGCTGAAGAAATGGGAGCAAGGGTTGCCAATGAAGTATTCGCCGATAGGGCATACAATCCAGATGGAACCCTAGTTCCACGAGGAAAGCCAGGGGCTGTTATAGAAGACAAATATGAGATAGCTGAAAGGGTAATATCTATGGTCAAGGACGGAGGAGTTAAGGCGATAAATGGAGAATGGGTTGAACTTAAAGCAGATACAATATGCGTTCATGGAGACAATCCAAAGGCAGTTGAGATAACAGCGTACATTAGAAGTAGACTTGAGGAAGAGGGAATTAAAGTGATTCCAATGGGGGAATTCCTGAGATGAAAGTGAGGCTTGTTGGGGAGTCGTGCATAGCAATCATACTTGGAGAAGAGATTAACGAGCATATCAATGATATGGTACACGCATTGATGGATTCATTAATGGCCAAGAATCCAGAATGGCTTCTTGAAGTTGTTCCTTCCTATTCTACCCTTTACATATATTTTGACCCTCTTAAGGCAACGTACAAGGAGGTACTCAAATTCCTGGAGAATGTTGAGATCCGGAAAGTAGAAAGAAAAGGAAAGAGAGTGGAAATACCGGTAGCATATGGTGGGGAATTTGGGCCAGATATCTCCTTCGTTGCTGAATACAATGGCCTAACGGTTGATGATGTAATAGAAATACACTCGAGGCCACTATATAGGGTTTACTTTCTGGGATTTCTTCCTGGATTCGCATACCTTGGGGGAATGGATGAAAGAATTGCTACCCCAAGACTCGAAAAGCCGAGATTAAAGGTTCCGGCAGGTAGTGTTGGGATAGCAGGAAAGCAAACGGGGTGGTATGCAATTGAAAGTCCAGGAGGGTGGAGGATAATAGGAAGAACACCGTTGAAAACCTTTAACCCAACCAAAGTTCCTCCGAGCATAGTGGAGCCAGGAGATTATGTTAAATTCGTTCCAATAACTGAGGAGGAGTTCTGGGAAATTTACAAGGAGGAGTGGGGAGATGATTGAAATAGTATCGGTGATAACTCCAGCAACGATTCAGGATTCTGGAAGATTTGGGTATCAGAGATTTGGAGTTCCTGTAAGTGGCTTTATGGATTACATCTCAGCTAGGATTGCAAACTACTTAGTTGGAAATCCTGGAGGATTTCCAGTTATAGAATTTACAGTTGGTGGGCTAATTCTTAAGTTCCACGGTTCTACAGTCTTTGCAGTAACTGGAGAGGCTGAAGTAAATTTGAATGATATATCTCTTTCCCCTTGGGAGAGTTATTGGGCCAAGAGAGGAGATGTACTCAGGGTAAGGCTCAGAGAGGGGATGTATGGTTATATTGCCTTTGCTGGAGGAATTGAATGTTCGAAGGTTCTTGACAGTTGCTCAACATATGTAAGGGCTAACTTTGGAAAAACATTAAAGCAGGGAGATATGCTAAAGACTGGTTATGCAATACTTTCTGGAAAGGCTGGGAGAAGTGTTCCTGAAGAACTAGTCCCAAGACTTTGGGGGAACAAGACCGTTAGGGTGATTTTGGGCCCTAACGTTGAAAATTTCTCTCCGGATGGCATTAGAACCTTCGTATCTTCAGAATACGAGGTAACCCCGAATTCGGATAGGATGGGATATAGGTTGGAGGGGCCAGTAATAGAGCACTCGGAGAGAGGGGCTGACATAATTACTGAACCAATAGCTAGGGGTAGTATTCAAGTTCCAGCCAACGGGAAGCCTATAGTTATGATGGCAGATGCCCAAACTACGGGTGGCTATGCTAAGATAGCTACAGTTATAAAAGTAGACCTTCCGAAGGTTGCCCAAACTAGGCCAGGAGAGAAGTTGAAGTTTAGGCCTACGAGTTATAAAAAGGCTGTAGAGGAGTTAAAGAAAGTTGAAACGATGATGAATGCACTTGAGAAGTTCCTCAATGGAAAGCTCAATCTGTTTAGGATTAAAGTAATGGGGGAGAAGTACCTCGCCTTTGCGGGTAGAGAAGACTTATAATCCAAACGATTCCTTTAAAGTTCGGGGGCAGTTATGGCCGGTAAAATGTATGTGAAGGTATACAGGGTTCAGGGTGAAGTGTTGGTTGCCGCTTGTGATGAAGAGTTGCTTGGGAAAACCTTTAGGGAGGGGGAGCTTAAGCTTGAGGTGAAAGAAAGGTTCTATAAAGGAGAACTTGTTGATGTGGATGAGCTTGAAAAATTGCTTGAGGAAGCGACGATTGCGAACCTTACTGGGGAGAGGGTTGTAAAGAAGGCGATAGAACTCGGGTATATAGACGAGCATAGAGTTCTGAAAATCCAAGGAGTTCCCCATGCTCAGATGGCAAGGATGTTCTTCTGAAGTTAAGTCTTGGGATGATCCTAAAAATTGTTCAAAAACAGATATAAGCTGAAGTCTTAGAGGTTAATTTTTATCCCTGTTTCTTCTTCAACCTCCTTAAATCCTCTCTTTATATACTCAGCCAGTTCTTTGTCAATCTCAAGCAGAGCGGCTAGAAATTCTCCAACGTGCTCTTTTTCTTCGTTGGCAACATCATAGAAGATGTGCTTTATCCTTTCATCTTCTATAAGCTCAGCTAACTGTTCGTAGAAACTTATAGCATCCAATTCAGCTTCAATAGCCCATCTTAGAGCTTGTGCAATTTCTTTTTTGGAAAGGGGCTTTTCTCTACTTAAAAGAAAAGGCTTCTCCGCGAGCATGCTTTCACCTTCAATTCTATACTCTTTGCTAAATAAATATCTTCCCCTTATTATTGTCATGGCAAATTTTGAATGAGAGCTGATTTGTTGATAATAAAATTATGACAGGTGTCATTTAATCTTCAATTCATTTAACTTCCTTTTTGTTCCCAAAATCTGGGAAAACCATAACACCTATATGTTCATGTCATAGGAATAGATTCTATGAATCTTAAGCAGGTTATCAAAAGTGGCAAGAGGATCGTAATCTGTGGGATTGGAAACGAAATTAGGGGTGATGATGGCTTTGGAGTTCTACTCGTTAAAGAGTTGAAAAAGTTGATAAAGCGAGAAAATGTTCTAATTCTTAACTGTGGCCAAGCTCCAGAGAGCTTCTTCGGAAAAATCATAAAATTCAAACCAGATTTGGTAATATTTGTGGATGCCATCCATTTTGGTGGAAATCCTGGTGAAATAGTCGTTGTAACTCCGGAGAGCGTTATTGGGGAAGCTTTTTCGACTCATGGTATGCCCTTAAAGCTGATGGCCAAGCATATTGAGAGAGATGTTGATGCCGAGATAATCCTTATAGGATGCCAGCCAAAGAACATCGGTCTCTTTGAGGAGATTAGCCCAGAGGTCAAAGAAGCATTAGAAAAGTTGCTTTCCATTATTGCGGATGCTCTTAATGATCCTTAGATCTTCTTTCCTATTGATGTTGAAAAAGCTTGAGTACCACTCCTTTGGAATTCTGGTTATGTCTATGTAGCACGGTCTTGATGACTCAACTATTGCAGAGAGCCTGTACATTCCCTTCTTAATTGCAACTTCAAGAACTTCCCTAAACTCCCTACGGTAAGCAGCGTGGAGGGGTTCGAGATATCCATTGGGCCACCTAGGGATGCACACTTTGTTACCATAATTATTGAATTGCATAATTATGTAATCAATGAATTCTGGAATTAATGCTGGCATGTCCCCACCGACGACGAAGATATCTCCAAGGGAGAGAGCAGTATAGAGACCACTTATTGGTCCTATTTCCATCTCATCAACAACAACCTCGTATCCAAGCTTTTTAGCCTTCTCAAAGTTCCTACGGGATGCCACTATTACAATCTCGTCTATCATCTGGACTTTTTCAAGAGCCTGAAGTGCATAGAGGATTAAAGGCTTACCTCCTATTTTAAAGAAAAGCTTATCCTCACCAAACCTTCTCGACTTTCCACCCGCAAGTACTGCTCCAATCATCTCTCATTTTTACCTAAATTTCCACTTTTTAGTCTTGTCGGTGAGCAAAGATCTTTAAGATTACATGCTCCCAATTTTAAGCTTAAATATTGGTATCCTTTCACTTAGTGTTCGGTGGGGAATTATGAAAATCTGTTACACTCCAATAGGAATAATCCACACTCCCTTTAAGACTCCAAGGGGAGTTCCCATTCAGCCCTCTGCTGCCCAGGGTGTTAAGGGTGTCGTTGAAGTATTTGAAGAATACTCCCAAGGACTAAAGGATATTGAAGGATTTTCTCATATCATCTTGATTTACCACTTTCATCTTGCAAAGGGAGATGACCTACTAGTAACCCCTTACATGGATGAAGAAAGACATGGTGTGTTTGCGACTAGGGCACCCAGCAGGCCAAATCCTATAGGGATATCGGTCGTTAGGTTGGTGAATGTTGAGAAAAACAGGCTGTATGTTGAGGATGTTGACATAGTTGATGGGACGCCACTGCTTGATATAAAGCCATATGTCCCAGAGTTCGATATAAGGAACGTTGAGAGGATAGGATGGCTAGAAAAGAACGTCAAGAAGCTTAAGAGTACTAGAGACGATGGAAGATTCTCGATGATTTAAATTAAAACAGATAATGGCAAAATTTTAGATGTGGAAAAATTGATTTAAAATTTAGGTCAACCTAATTCTTGGTGGTGATATGATAGCCTTCGGACCTGTTCCATCAAGGAGGCTGGGAAGAAGCTTGGGAATAAATAACATTCCAGACAAAGTCTGTACTTATGCGTGTGTGTACTGCCAGATTGGGAAAACCTTAAGGATGCAAATCGAGAGGCAAGAGTTTTATGAACCAAGGAAAGTAATTGAGGAAGTTACAAAGAAAGTTGAGGAGGCGGTTGAGAAGGGAGAGAGAATAGATTATTTAACCTTTGTTCCCGATGGTGAGCCAACACTTGATGCGAACCTTGGCAAAGAAGCCGATGCATTAAAGTCACTTGGTATCCCTCTGGCAATACTTACGAACTCTTCGCTTCTCTGGAGAAGAGATGTAAGAGAGGATTTAGCTGTATTTGAGTTAGTGTCCTTAAAGCTGGATGCAGTAACTGAAAACCTTTGGAGGAAAATTGACAGGCCTCACAAGGATTTGAAACTTGATAAGATTCTTGAAGGAATGCTTATTTTCAGGGATGAGTTTGAGGGTAAGATAATAACCGAGACTATGCTTATAAACATTGAATATGGAGATGAGCTTGAAAAGATTGCTGAATTCCTAAAAGAGCTAAAGCCGGATAAGGCGTACATAGCTGTCCCAACAAGGCCTCCTGCTGAAAAATGGGTTAGACCTGCGAGTGAGGAAATAATAGCAAAGGCTTATTCTCTGTTTAGTGATGCTCTAGGAGAAGGGAGAGTTGAGTATCTTATAGGCTATGAAGGAAATGCCTTTGCATTTACGGGGGATGTAGTTGAGGATCTTCTAAGCATAACCGCTGTTCATCCAATGAGGGAAGAGGCCGTAAAAGAGCTTCTGAAGAAGGCCAATGCATCATGGGAAATCGTTGAAAGACTAATTGAGGAAGGAAAGCTAATTGTCCTGGAATACAATGGTGTTAAGTTCTATATGAGAAAGTTGAAGAGCAGATCTTGAGCATATGCACAAAACTTAAAAATATTAGGTAAACCTAATCCTCGGAGGTGAGGGAATGCAGATCGCGATCAGTGGGGGAAAAGGGGGAACTGGAAAATCAACGGTTGCAATAAATGTTGCCGTCGAACTCGCCAAAAAGTTCAGGTTAGTTTTGGCAGATTTGGACGTTGAAGCGCCAAATGATCACCTCCTCCTTGGGGTTGAACTCCAGAACGAGAGAGAGGTAAATCAGTTCATGCCAAAGTTCGACTACTCTAAATGTATAAAATGCAGGAAGTGTGCTGAGGTTTGTGAAGAACATGCAATAATAACGCTAAAGGATGGAACGCCGTTTCTTATGCCTACACTTTGCTCTGGATGTAGGGCTTGTGAAATTGTCTGTCCAGTTCCTGGAGCAATCCAAGAGGGTTCAAGGCTTATAGGACACACGTATGTTACTCCAACGCCCTACAATTTTATCCTAGTTACGGGAAAACTGAGAGAAGGTGAGGAAAGGTCGATGCCATTAGTCGTTGCTGCCAAGAGGAGGGCTAAGGAAATTGAGAAAGAGCTTCTAATAGTTGACACAGCTGCAGGAACTGGAAACACCGTTTCAAAGGCTATAGAGGGGTCACAGTTGTTGATAGCCGTAACAGAGCCAACGCCCTTGGGTATTCATGATACTGAGTTAATCTTGCAACTTGGTAAGCTCATGGGCATCGAGACATGGGTGGTAGTTAATAGAGCCGACCTAGGAGATGTTGGAGAGGTGAGGAAACGGGCAGAAAAGTATGGGGCGAGAATCATCGCCGAAATTCCATACAGCGAGAACATAGTGAAAACTTACGTCTCTGGAAGACCTATTGTGACTACTGATTATCCAGAGGCTGAAATATTCAGGAAGATAGCCGATGAGATTTACAGATTTTTGAGGGGGTGAGGGAATGCAGATAGTTATAGCGAGCGGTAAGGGTGGTGTTGGAAAGAGCAGTGTAACGGCTTCGCTGCTTTACCTTCTTAAGGATGAATACAAGCTGATAGCGGTTGATGCAGATGCAGAGGCTCCTAATCTTGGTCTTCTCCTTGGAGTGACGGAGTGGGAGGAGGAAAGAGAGCACATTGGAGCTAAGATTGCCAGAATAAACACTGAAACGTGCATAAGATGTGGGATATGCATGCAGAGATGCCCCTATGAGTGCATTTACATTGACGATGAGGGGAACTACGTTGTTAACGAACTTACCTGTGAAGGCTGTAATGTTTGTGGACTAGTATGCCCTGTCCCGGGGACAATAACTCTAGAACAAGTGAGGTCGGGGGTTATAAGGAAAGCAACCACAAAATATGGGTTCCCAATAATTTCAGCTCAGCTCGATGTGGGGAGGCCAGAGAGTGGAAAGCTGGTAACTGAAGAGAAGGAGTGGGCAAAGCAGATAATGAAAGAACTTAACCTTGAGCATATGATAGTTGATTCCGCGGCTGGAATAGGATGTCAGGTTATAGCAAGTGTGGGAGGAGCCGATGTTGCAATATTGATAGCGGAGCCAACTCCAGCTTCTCTCAGTGACGTTCAAAGGGTATACAAGGTTGTTCAGCACTTCCATGAACCCGCTTACCTTATAATAAACAAAGCTGATATAAATCCTGGATTCACAAAACTCAGGGAGTGGGCCGAGAGTGAGGGGATTCCAATACTCGGAGAGATTCCATATGATTCTTCGATCCCAAAGAGCATGTCAATGCTTAAACCCTTTGTAGAGGCTTTTCCAGAATCAAAGGCCTCTTTAGCAATTAGGGAAATTGCTGAGAAGATCAAGGAAGAGGTCATCCAATGACGCATTTCCCCAAACTTTTTAATATTATAACCTGTTAATATTCTTGGAGGTTCCAATATTGAAGGAAGATTTGAGGGAATACATGAGAAAGGTTATAGAGAATCTTAAGAGCTTGCCTCCAAAAGATGTTCTCAGTTATGCAATCTTTAATGAGGAAGATGAAGCTGAATACTATAGAAAATTGGCTGAACATGCTAGGAGAGAAAGTATAAGAGTCCTTTTCCTCCAGATGTCTGAAGAGAGCCTTCAACATAAAGAAAAGCTGTACAAGCTTTTTAAGAAACTTTATCCTAATGAAGAGCCTAGAAAAATTGAGGCTCCTCCAGTTGAAGTTGTCCCTTTATATCCAAAGTTTGAGACTGTTGAGGATTACCTTGAGGCTCTTGAATACTGTATGAAGAGCGAGCTTTTTGCAAAAGATACCTATGAGATTCTAGCCCAGAAGGCAATAAATGAGGAGTCGAGAGTGATTTTCCTTCAACTGGCTGAAATGGAAAGAGATCACTATGAAAGGCTTAAAAAGGCATATGATTTGTTTACATCGTTGAAGTCAAGAAAAATGATGCCAGAATACCTAAAACCTGGGGGATACCTTTTCTTTGATAAATTCAAGGCCAGATATACTTTTCTGGACTTAGTCTCCAATAATAGGGATGGATTTATATTCTCAAGAGATCCCCCGAACTTAATTAAAGAGTGGATGAAAAATGAAAACTTATCAATAACTTGGATAAGCACAGCGCCACTAAAGGGATCAGTTACTCCTCGTGCCTTTTTGGATTCTAAAGAGGATCTAATAGAGATCATGAAAAGGGGGAGAATGGTTTTCTTAGTTGAGAGTATTGAATTTATAATAGCTAAAGAGGGATTTAAAGAGACATTCGAGCTTATATCAGCCCTCAGAGATGTTGCAATAGTGTCTAACTCACATCTGCTTGTTCACTCTACCAGGGATACATTGAATGAGAGAGAAAAAGCGATTTTAGAAGCTGAACTGCAAGTTATCGAATAAATTTCCTTTTTTCATTTAAAGGTTCAATGAACTCCTGATAGAACTCTCTGAGCCTTCTCGTATGCTCTTCGACCCACTCTCCCTTCACTTTTCTCCTCGCAACTCCATCCTTAACTGCCTGCTCGGCAACTGCCCTTGCCTCTCTTGGATACACATCAGGATGGAGAGGAGTCGGGATTATGTAGTCTTCATTAAGCTCATCATCCCCAACAACAGAAGCTATTGCCTCTGCTGCAGCTATGTTCATATTCATTGTTATATCCCTCGCCCTAACATCTAGTGCTCCTCTAAATATACCAGGGAACCCTAAGACGTTGTTTATTTGATTAGGAAAATCACTCCTCCCAGTAGCAACGATCTTGGCCCCACCCTTCTTGGCTTCCTCAGGCATAATCTCCGGAATTGGATTCGCCATTGCAAACACTATTGCATCATCCGCCATCTTAGACACCATATCCCTCGTAACTATTCCTCCAACGCTGACCCCAATGAATACATCCGCACCCTCCATTGCCTTTGCTAAATCCCCCTGAATTCCATGAATGTTAAACCTGGCCACTTCCTCTTTGTATGGATTCATGTTTTCCTTTCTTCCCTCATATATTATTCCAGCCCTATCAACTAGCAGAATCTCCCGGACTCCAACGTGGTGAAGTAACTTGGCTATTGCAATTCCAGCGGCTCCTGCTCCGCTTATTGCAACTTTAATCTCTCTAAACTTCTTTCCAACGAGCTTCAGAGCATTTATTAGTCCAGCCAGCGTCACCACAGCAGTTCCGTGCTGATCGTCGTGAAAGACAGGGATTTCAAGTTCCTCTTTGAGTCTCCTTTCTATCTCAAAACACCTTGGGGCAGAAATGTCCTCGAGATTTATTCCTCCAAAGCCCTTTGAAATGAGCTTAACTGTCTCAACGATCTTCTCAACGTCCTTAGTATTTATGAGAATTGGAAACGCATCCACACCCGCCAATGCTTTAAAGAGAACACACTTTCCCTCCATCACTGGCATCCCTGCAAGAACTCCTATATCTCCAAGTCCCAAAATTGCTGAACCATCCGTTACAACGGCCACAGTATTCGGAATTATCGTATACTCCTCATAACTTTCCCCACTAGCTATGGCCTTACAAGGCTCCGCAACCCCGGGCGTGTAAGCGAGGCTAAGGTCATAGAAATTTCTCAGGGGAACCTTGGGAATTACCTCAATTTTACCATTTCCAGGAAA
This is a stretch of genomic DNA from Pyrococcus sp. ST04. It encodes these proteins:
- a CDS encoding P-loop NTPase; this translates as MQIAISGGKGGTGKSTVAINVAVELAKKFRLVLADLDVEAPNDHLLLGVELQNEREVNQFMPKFDYSKCIKCRKCAEVCEEHAIITLKDGTPFLMPTLCSGCRACEIVCPVPGAIQEGSRLIGHTYVTPTPYNFILVTGKLREGEERSMPLVVAAKRRAKEIEKELLIVDTAAGTGNTVSKAIEGSQLLIAVTEPTPLGIHDTELILQLGKLMGIETWVVVNRADLGDVGEVRKRAEKYGARIIAEIPYSENIVKTYVSGRPIVTTDYPEAEIFRKIADEIYRFLRG
- a CDS encoding ferritin family protein, whose amino-acid sequence is MLAEKPFLLSREKPLSKKEIAQALRWAIEAELDAISFYEQLAELIEDERIKHIFYDVANEEKEHVGEFLAALLEIDKELAEYIKRGFKEVEEETGIKINL
- a CDS encoding beta-ribofuranosylaminobenzene 5'-phosphate synthase family protein, producing MIVRTPKRLHLGIIDPIGTFGRRFGSIGVALEDGYEVKITPSDSLRIEANDEDKEVIKNVIEVMNSKFGTGFEYHIEVRKSIPRHVGLGSVTQLSLAVGSAVAKLSHLSIGEEDIAKALGRAKESGAGLYVFKYGGLVIDGGVKEDIPPLIVRHTLPPDWGFILVMPNVKRGLSEREEEEIMKDKFGDEKAAKEISHRILLQLLPALIEKNIKEFGKALSEIQALVGRHFSAFQGGEFRDDIAIIVNFLKEKTYGAGQSSWGPTVYGLIRISEYEPIKASIQEFLEDHGIKARVELGIPRNTGAEIVGENLFLERLIKSVGGSK
- a CDS encoding DUF424 domain-containing protein; the protein is MAGKMYVKVYRVQGEVLVAACDEELLGKTFREGELKLEVKERFYKGELVDVDELEKLLEEATIANLTGERVVKKAIELGYIDEHRVLKIQGVPHAQMARMFF
- a CDS encoding P-loop NTPase, which gives rise to MQIVIASGKGGVGKSSVTASLLYLLKDEYKLIAVDADAEAPNLGLLLGVTEWEEEREHIGAKIARINTETCIRCGICMQRCPYECIYIDDEGNYVVNELTCEGCNVCGLVCPVPGTITLEQVRSGVIRKATTKYGFPIISAQLDVGRPESGKLVTEEKEWAKQIMKELNLEHMIVDSAAGIGCQVIASVGGADVAILIAEPTPASLSDVQRVYKVVQHFHEPAYLIINKADINPGFTKLREWAESEGIPILGEIPYDSSIPKSMSMLKPFVEAFPESKASLAIREIAEKIKEEVIQ
- a CDS encoding biotin-dependent carboxyltransferase family protein, with the translated sequence MIEIVSVITPATIQDSGRFGYQRFGVPVSGFMDYISARIANYLVGNPGGFPVIEFTVGGLILKFHGSTVFAVTGEAEVNLNDISLSPWESYWAKRGDVLRVRLREGMYGYIAFAGGIECSKVLDSCSTYVRANFGKTLKQGDMLKTGYAILSGKAGRSVPEELVPRLWGNKTVRVILGPNVENFSPDGIRTFVSSEYEVTPNSDRMGYRLEGPVIEHSERGADIITEPIARGSIQVPANGKPIVMMADAQTTGGYAKIATVIKVDLPKVAQTRPGEKLKFRPTSYKKAVEELKKVETMMNALEKFLNGKLNLFRIKVMGEKYLAFAGREDL
- the hycI gene encoding hydrogenase maturation peptidase HycI is translated as MNLKQVIKSGKRIVICGIGNEIRGDDGFGVLLVKELKKLIKRENVLILNCGQAPESFFGKIIKFKPDLVIFVDAIHFGGNPGEIVVVTPESVIGEAFSTHGMPLKLMAKHIERDVDAEIILIGCQPKNIGLFEEISPEVKEALEKLLSIIADALNDP
- a CDS encoding LamB/YcsF family protein yields the protein MNVDLNSDLGESFGRYKLGLDEEVMKYITSANIACGWHAGDPIVMRRTVKLAKENGVAVGAHPGYPDLMGFGRRYMKLSPEEAKNYILYQIGALYAFAKAEDVPLQHVKPHGALYNAMVKEEDLARAVIEGVLDFDKKLIIVALANSRVVEIAEEMGARVANEVFADRAYNPDGTLVPRGKPGAVIEDKYEIAERVISMVKDGGVKAINGEWVELKADTICVHGDNPKAVEITAYIRSRLEEEGIKVIPMGEFLR
- the pxpB gene encoding 5-oxoprolinase subunit PxpB, translated to MKVRLVGESCIAIILGEEINEHINDMVHALMDSLMAKNPEWLLEVVPSYSTLYIYFDPLKATYKEVLKFLENVEIRKVERKGKRVEIPVAYGGEFGPDISFVAEYNGLTVDDVIEIHSRPLYRVYFLGFLPGFAYLGGMDERIATPRLEKPRLKVPAGSVGIAGKQTGWYAIESPGGWRIIGRTPLKTFNPTKVPPSIVEPGDYVKFVPITEEEFWEIYKEEWGDD
- a CDS encoding ferritin family protein; translated protein: MEVPILKEDLREYMRKVIENLKSLPPKDVLSYAIFNEEDEAEYYRKLAEHARRESIRVLFLQMSEESLQHKEKLYKLFKKLYPNEEPRKIEAPPVEVVPLYPKFETVEDYLEALEYCMKSELFAKDTYEILAQKAINEESRVIFLQLAEMERDHYERLKKAYDLFTSLKSRKMMPEYLKPGGYLFFDKFKARYTFLDLVSNNRDGFIFSRDPPNLIKEWMKNENLSITWISTAPLKGSVTPRAFLDSKEDLIEIMKRGRMVFLVESIEFIIAKEGFKETFELISALRDVAIVSNSHLLVHSTRDTLNEREKAILEAELQVIE
- a CDS encoding radical SAM protein, which translates into the protein MIAFGPVPSRRLGRSLGINNIPDKVCTYACVYCQIGKTLRMQIERQEFYEPRKVIEEVTKKVEEAVEKGERIDYLTFVPDGEPTLDANLGKEADALKSLGIPLAILTNSSLLWRRDVREDLAVFELVSLKLDAVTENLWRKIDRPHKDLKLDKILEGMLIFRDEFEGKIITETMLINIEYGDELEKIAEFLKELKPDKAYIAVPTRPPAEKWVRPASEEIIAKAYSLFSDALGEGRVEYLIGYEGNAFAFTGDVVEDLLSITAVHPMREEAVKELLKKANASWEIVERLIEEGKLIVLEYNGVKFYMRKLKSRS
- the tsaA gene encoding tRNA (N6-threonylcarbamoyladenosine(37)-N6)-methyltransferase TrmO, which encodes MKICYTPIGIIHTPFKTPRGVPIQPSAAQGVKGVVEVFEEYSQGLKDIEGFSHIILIYHFHLAKGDDLLVTPYMDEERHGVFATRAPSRPNPIGISVVRLVNVEKNRLYVEDVDIVDGTPLLDIKPYVPEFDIRNVERIGWLEKNVKKLKSTRDDGRFSMI
- the mobA gene encoding molybdenum cofactor guanylyltransferase MobA; amino-acid sequence: MIGAVLAGGKSRRFGEDKLFFKIGGKPLILYALQALEKVQMIDEIVIVASRRNFEKAKKLGYEVVVDEMEIGPISGLYTALSLGDIFVVGGDMPALIPEFIDYIIMQFNNYGNKVCIPRWPNGYLEPLHAAYRREFREVLEVAIKKGMYRLSAIVESSRPCYIDITRIPKEWYSSFFNINRKEDLRIIKSIRNNGKQLF
- a CDS encoding NADP-dependent malic enzyme, producing the protein MEKITEEERRRLPKDALEYHRNNFPGNGKIEVIPKVPLRNFYDLSLAYTPGVAEPCKAIASGESYEEYTIIPNTVAVVTDGSAILGLGDIGVLAGMPVMEGKCVLFKALAGVDAFPILINTKDVEKIVETVKLISKGFGGINLEDISAPRCFEIERRLKEELEIPVFHDDQHGTAVVTLAGLINALKLVGKKFREIKVAISGAGAAGIAIAKLLHHVGVREILLVDRAGIIYEGRKENMNPYKEEVARFNIHGIQGDLAKAMEGADVFIGVSVGGIVTRDMVSKMADDAIVFAMANPIPEIMPEEAKKGGAKIVATGRSDFPNQINNVLGFPGIFRGALDVRARDITMNMNIAAAEAIASVVGDDELNEDYIIPTPLHPDVYPREARAVAEQAVKDGVARRKVKGEWVEEHTRRLREFYQEFIEPLNEKRKFIR